The proteins below are encoded in one region of Campylobacter helveticus:
- the dba gene encoding disulfide bond formation protein Dba, which produces MEFLELLLVLIALILILAKPEKEKLAFGLVMVSWVIMIFYYVGHKSTAFLTIMNL; this is translated from the coding sequence ATGGAGTTTTTAGAACTTTTACTTGTTTTAATCGCCCTTATTTTAATCCTAGCAAAACCAGAAAAAGAAAAACTCGCTTTTGGTTTGGTGATGGTATCTTGGGTTATTATGATTTTTTATTATGTTGGACACAAATCCACCGCATTTTTGACGATTATGAATTTGTAA